A window of the Arachis duranensis cultivar V14167 chromosome 5, aradu.V14167.gnm2.J7QH, whole genome shotgun sequence genome harbors these coding sequences:
- the LOC107487370 gene encoding probable apyrase 7 isoform X1 — protein MIFSKITAILSTLLHTQNSSPSAYPLSLPFAATKNNNLRVSSSLQDFSSYPQFGPERGHVADDVTGVVLPTHLKQPLHKVKPVQSVANCSRKKWVSAIKLAIFLTLFLFIVYMVLVIAYSYWSQGSGKYFVVIDCGSTGNRIYVYHASIQHKKYNSLPIVIKSLRSGLQKKPLSQSGRAYDRMETEPGLDKLVNNVTGLKGALKPLIRWAQKQIPAHAHRGTSVFLYATAGVRRLPSADSKWLLDNAWSVLKQSPFLCKKDWVKTISGTEEAYFGWISLNYYSGILGVRPRKATYGALDLGGSSLQVTFESDQQLNNETSLYVRMGSVSHHLTAYSLPGYGLNEAFGKSVAHLFKREFGSSANAGIANEKRELKHPCLQAGYKEQYFCPRCSFGNKGGGNPVGNQKQLGKIGASGTSVVLVGAPNWQECNALAKIAVNLAEWSNIGAALDCGVQPCALRKNLPRPYGHFYVISGFYVVYRFFNLSSEATLDDVVEKGRTFCGKKWDVAKKSVAPQPFIEQYCFRAPYIASLLREGLHITDDQISVGSGSITWTLGVALLEAGKAYSTGFGFRGLELLPMKINPLVLFLILLLSLIILLCALSCVGNSIPRFFRRKYLPIFRHSNVSSASVLNIPSPFQFQRWSPINSGDGRIKMPLSPTVACSQGSPFALGSGLGDDGGGIQLMESSLYPSASSFSHSFSSTSLGQMQFDSNTMGAFWSPHRTQMRLQSRRSQSREDLDSSVAEAHLVKV, from the exons ATGATCTTTAGTAAAATCACTGCAATTTTATCCACTTTGTTGCATACCCAAAATTCCTCTCCTTCTGCATACCCACTCTCTCTGCCTTTTGCAGCCACCAAAAATAACAACCTGCGAGTCTCTTCCTCTCTTCAGGACTTCTCCTCGTACCCCCAATTTGGTCCTGAACGTGGCCATGTTGCTGATGATGTCACCGGTGTTGTTCTTCCAACCCATTTGAAGCAACCACTTCATAAGGTGAAGCCTGTTCAAAGTGTTGCCAACTGTTCTCGCAAGAAATGGGTCAGTGCCATCAAGCTTGCAATTTTTCTTACGCTGTTCCTTTTTATAGTTTACATGGTTTTGGTGATTGCTTATTCCTATTGGAGTCAAGGGTCTGGGAAGTATTTTGTTGTGATTGATTGTGGTAGCACCGGGAATAGGATTTATGTTTATCATGCTTCCATTCAGCACAAGAAATATAATAGTCTTCCAATAGTTATCAAGTCACTGAGGAGTGGTTTGCAGAAAAAGCCACTTTCTCAGAGTGGTCGTGCGTATGATAGAATGGAAACTGAGCCTGGCCTTGATAAGTTGGTGAATAATGTTACTGGTTTGAAGGGTGCATTGAAACCATTAATTCGCTGGGCGCAGAAGCAGATACCGGCACATGCTCATAGGGGTACTTCGGTTTTCCTTTATGCTACCGCAGGTGTCCGGAGACTCCCCAGCGCTGACTCGAAGTGGCTGCTAGATAATGCCTGGTCTGTGTTAAAGCAATCTCCTTTCTTGTGTAAGAAGGATTGGGTTAAGACTATATCTGGTACTGAGGAGGCTTATTTTGGATGGATATCACTTAATTATTATAGTGGCATCTTGGGTGTTAGACCTAGGAAGGCAACTTATGGTGCGCTTGATTTGGGTGGCTCATCATTGCAAGTAACATTTGAGAGTGATCAGCAGCTGAATAATGAGACTAGTTTGTATGTTCGGATGGGATCAGTGAGCCATCATCTCACTGCTTACTCTCTCCCAGGGTATGGTCTTAATGAGGCATTTGGTAAATCTGTGGCGCATCTCTTTAAGAGAGAGTTCGGATCATCTGCCAATGCCGGCATAGCTAATGAAAAGAGAGAGCTCAAACATCCTTGCTTGCAAGCTGGGTACAAGGAACAATATTTTTGCCCTCGTTGTTCTTTCGGTAACAAAGGAGGTGGAAATCCTGTTGGTAATCAGAAACAATTGGGTAAGATAGGAGCATCAGGAACTTCAGTAGTGCTTGTTGGTGCTCCGAATTGGCAAGAATGTAATGCACTTGCAAAAATTGCCGTCAATTTGGCCGAATGGTCCAATATCGGTGCAGCACTTGATTGTGGAGTACAACCTTGTGCTTTGCGCAAGAATCTCCCACGCCCATATGGCCACTTTTATGTGATTTCTGGATTTTATGTGGTGTATAGATTTTTCAACTTGAGTTCTGAGGCCACACTTGATGATGTAGTTGAAAAAGGCAGGACTTTTTGTGGGAAGAAATGGGATGTTGCAAAGAAAAGTGTTGCCCCTCAACCCTTTATCGAGCAATACTGCTTTAGAGCGCCATACATTGCATCACTGCTGAGAGAAGGTTTGCACATTACTGATGACCAAATATCTGTTGGCTCTGGAAGTATCACTTGGACTCTTGGTGTTGCCTTGTTGGAAGCAGGGAAAGCATATTCCACCGGATTTGGGTTTCGTGGTTTGGAATTGCTTCCAATGAAGATAAATCCCCTtgttctttttctcattttgttgCTTTCCTTGATTATCCTACTCTGTGCTTTATCATGTGTTGGCAATTCGATACCAAGGTTCTTCCGGAGGAAATATCTTCCCATTTTCAGACATAGCAATGTTTCCAGTGCTTCTGTTTTGAATATCCCATCTCCTTTTCAGTTCCAGCGATGGAGTCCAATCAACTCTG GGGATGGAAGAATAAAGATGCCACTCAGCCCAACCGTCGCATGCTCACAAGGTAGCCCTTTTGCCCTTGGTAGTGGTCTTGGTGATGACGGTGGTGGCATCCAGCTTATGGAATCTTCCTTGTACCCCTCAGCCAGTAGCTTTTCGCATAGTTTTTCATCGACAAGTTTAGGGCAGATGCAGTTTGACAGCAATACTATGGGCGCATTCTGGTCTCCCCACAGAACTCAGATGCGGCTGCAGAGTAGGAGGTCACAATCTCGCGAAGACCTGGATTCCTCGGTGGCTGAGGCACATCTCGTGAAGGTTTAG
- the LOC107487370 gene encoding probable apyrase 7 isoform X2 — protein MIFSKITAILSTLLHTQNSSPSAYPLSLPFAATKNNNLRVSSSLQDFSSYPQFGPERGHVADDVTGVVLPTHLKQPLHKVKPVQSVANCSRKKWVSAIKLAIFLTLFLFIVYMVLVIAYSYWSQGSGKYFVVIDCGSTGNRIYVYHASIQHKKYNSLPIVIKSLRSGLQKKPLSQSGRAYDRMETEPGLDKLVNNVTGLKGALKPLIRWAQKQIPAHAHRGTSVFLYATAGVRRLPSADSKWLLDNAWSVLKQSPFLCKKDWVKTISGTEEAYFGWISLNYYSGILGVRPRKATYGALDLGGSSLQVTFESDQQLNNETSLYVRMGSVSHHLTAYSLPGYGLNEAFGKSVAHLFKREFGSSANAGIANEKRELKHPCLQAGYKEQYFCPRCSFGNKGGGNPVGNQKQLGKIGASGTSVVLVGAPNWQECNALAKIAVNLAEWSNIGAALDCGVQPCALRKNLPRPYGHFYVISGFYVVYRFFNLSSEATLDDVVEKGRTFCGKKWDVAKKSVAPQPFIEQYCFRAPYIASLLREGLHITDDQISVGSGSITWTLGVALLEAGKAYSTGFGFRGLELLPMKINPLVLFLILLLSLIILLCALSCVGNSIPRFFRRKYLPIFRHSNVSSASVLNIPSPFQFQRWSPINSVFRGWKNKDATQPNRRMLTR, from the exons ATGATCTTTAGTAAAATCACTGCAATTTTATCCACTTTGTTGCATACCCAAAATTCCTCTCCTTCTGCATACCCACTCTCTCTGCCTTTTGCAGCCACCAAAAATAACAACCTGCGAGTCTCTTCCTCTCTTCAGGACTTCTCCTCGTACCCCCAATTTGGTCCTGAACGTGGCCATGTTGCTGATGATGTCACCGGTGTTGTTCTTCCAACCCATTTGAAGCAACCACTTCATAAGGTGAAGCCTGTTCAAAGTGTTGCCAACTGTTCTCGCAAGAAATGGGTCAGTGCCATCAAGCTTGCAATTTTTCTTACGCTGTTCCTTTTTATAGTTTACATGGTTTTGGTGATTGCTTATTCCTATTGGAGTCAAGGGTCTGGGAAGTATTTTGTTGTGATTGATTGTGGTAGCACCGGGAATAGGATTTATGTTTATCATGCTTCCATTCAGCACAAGAAATATAATAGTCTTCCAATAGTTATCAAGTCACTGAGGAGTGGTTTGCAGAAAAAGCCACTTTCTCAGAGTGGTCGTGCGTATGATAGAATGGAAACTGAGCCTGGCCTTGATAAGTTGGTGAATAATGTTACTGGTTTGAAGGGTGCATTGAAACCATTAATTCGCTGGGCGCAGAAGCAGATACCGGCACATGCTCATAGGGGTACTTCGGTTTTCCTTTATGCTACCGCAGGTGTCCGGAGACTCCCCAGCGCTGACTCGAAGTGGCTGCTAGATAATGCCTGGTCTGTGTTAAAGCAATCTCCTTTCTTGTGTAAGAAGGATTGGGTTAAGACTATATCTGGTACTGAGGAGGCTTATTTTGGATGGATATCACTTAATTATTATAGTGGCATCTTGGGTGTTAGACCTAGGAAGGCAACTTATGGTGCGCTTGATTTGGGTGGCTCATCATTGCAAGTAACATTTGAGAGTGATCAGCAGCTGAATAATGAGACTAGTTTGTATGTTCGGATGGGATCAGTGAGCCATCATCTCACTGCTTACTCTCTCCCAGGGTATGGTCTTAATGAGGCATTTGGTAAATCTGTGGCGCATCTCTTTAAGAGAGAGTTCGGATCATCTGCCAATGCCGGCATAGCTAATGAAAAGAGAGAGCTCAAACATCCTTGCTTGCAAGCTGGGTACAAGGAACAATATTTTTGCCCTCGTTGTTCTTTCGGTAACAAAGGAGGTGGAAATCCTGTTGGTAATCAGAAACAATTGGGTAAGATAGGAGCATCAGGAACTTCAGTAGTGCTTGTTGGTGCTCCGAATTGGCAAGAATGTAATGCACTTGCAAAAATTGCCGTCAATTTGGCCGAATGGTCCAATATCGGTGCAGCACTTGATTGTGGAGTACAACCTTGTGCTTTGCGCAAGAATCTCCCACGCCCATATGGCCACTTTTATGTGATTTCTGGATTTTATGTGGTGTATAGATTTTTCAACTTGAGTTCTGAGGCCACACTTGATGATGTAGTTGAAAAAGGCAGGACTTTTTGTGGGAAGAAATGGGATGTTGCAAAGAAAAGTGTTGCCCCTCAACCCTTTATCGAGCAATACTGCTTTAGAGCGCCATACATTGCATCACTGCTGAGAGAAGGTTTGCACATTACTGATGACCAAATATCTGTTGGCTCTGGAAGTATCACTTGGACTCTTGGTGTTGCCTTGTTGGAAGCAGGGAAAGCATATTCCACCGGATTTGGGTTTCGTGGTTTGGAATTGCTTCCAATGAAGATAAATCCCCTtgttctttttctcattttgttgCTTTCCTTGATTATCCTACTCTGTGCTTTATCATGTGTTGGCAATTCGATACCAAGGTTCTTCCGGAGGAAATATCTTCCCATTTTCAGACATAGCAATGTTTCCAGTGCTTCTGTTTTGAATATCCCATCTCCTTTTCAGTTCCAGCGATGGAGTCCAATCAACTCTG TCTTCAGGGGATGGAAGAATAAAGATGCCACTCAGCCCAACCGTCGCATGCTCACAAGGTAG
- the LOC107487371 gene encoding probable carotenoid cleavage dioxygenase 4, chloroplastic, which yields MVPKPIIVTTPPSSSPSITPPLPLRNISTVQTQQNPQTLNTTTTTAPPPPPPTIITTPPSRTTKPSPSKLPPRRRASELSLPGFIFNAFDDVINNFIDPPLKPSVDPKHVLSHNFAPVDELPPTQCDIVEGSLPPCLDGAYIRNGPNPQFLPKGPYHLFDGDGMLHAIRIKEGKATLCSRYVKTYKYTIENEAGQPLIPNVFSGFNTLMGSAARGSLTAARVLSGQYNPVNGIGLANTSLALFGNHLFALGESDLPYKVRVTETGDIETVGRFDFEGKLAMSMTAHPKIDSETGETFAFRYSPIPPFLTYFWFDKEGRKQADVPVFSMTRPAFLHDFAVTKKYALFADIQIGMNPLDMISGGSPVGSDPSKVSRVGILPRYAVDESQIRWLDVPGFNLIHAINAWDEPDGETITLVAPNILSVEHTLERMDLVHAMVEKLTIHLPTGIVSRQPLSSRNLDFGVINPSYVGKKNNFVYAAVGDPMPKISGVVKLDVSRKTNCTVACRMFGDGCYAGEPFFVARDPENPEAEEDDGYVVSYVHDERKGESRFLVMDAKSPELEVVAAVRLPRRVPYGFHGLFVRDADIRKASLS from the exons ATGGTCCCAAAACCCATCATTGTAACTACACCACCCTCATCATCACCCTCAATAACCCCACCTCTCCCTCTCAGAAACATCTCCACCGTTCAAACCCAACAAAACCCACAAACCCTtaacaccaccaccactaccgCACCACCACCGCCACCACCAACAATAATAACTACCCCTCCCTCCAGAACAACCAAACCATCACCCTCAAAACTCCCCCCTAGAAGAAGAGCTTCGGAGTTGTCGCTGCCAGGGTTCATCTTCAACGCTTTCGATGACGTCATCAACAACTTCATCGACCCTCCATTGAAGCCTTCCGTGGACCCAAAACATGTCCTCTCTCACAACTTCGCACCGGTAGACGAGCTTCCACCAACCCAATGCGACATCGTCGAGGGATCTCTTCCGCCCTGCCTGGACGGCGCGTACATCAGAAACGGCCCCAACCCACAGTTTCTCCCGAAGGGACCGTACCACCTCTTCGACGGCGACGGCATGCTCCACGCCATTCGCATCAAAGAAGGCAAAGCCACACTCTGCAGCCGCTACGTCAAGACCTACAAGTACACCATAGAGAACGAAGCAGGTCAACCTCTCATCCCCAACGTGTTCTCCGGCTTCAACACACTAATGGGCTCGGCGGCGCGTGGCTCCCTCACGGCGGCGCGTGTGCTGAGTGGACAGTACAACCCTGTGAACGGCATTGGGCTGGCGAACACAAGCTTAGCTCTGTTCGGCAACCACCTCTTCGCTCTCGGAGAATCGGATCTTCCGTACAAGGTGAGAGTGACGGAGACTGGCGACATCGAAACGGTGGGTCGTTTTGACTTCGAGGGGAAGCTGGCGATGAGCATGACAGCGCACCCGAAGATTGACAGCGAGACCGGAGAGACGTTTGCGTTCCGTTACAGTCCGATTCCGCCGTTTCTGACGTACTTCTGGTTCGATAAGGAAGGGAGGAAGCAGGCGGACGTGCCGGTATTCTCAATGACGAGGCCGGCGTTCCTGCATGATTTTGCGGTGACGAAGAAGTATGCGTTGTTTGCGGACATACAGATTGGGATGAACCCGCTTGACATGATCTCCGGTGGGTCTCCGGTGGGGTCGGATCCGTCGAAGGTGTCGAGGGTGGGGATATTGCCTCGCTATGCGGTTGATGAGTCTCAGATCAG GTGGTTGGATGTGCCGGGATTCAACCTCATCCACGCCATCAACGCATGGGACGAACCTGACGGAGAAACCATCACCCTCGTGGCCCCCAACATTCTCTCCGTCGAGCACACCCTCGAGAGAATGGACCTCGTCCACGCCATGGTTGAAAAGCTCACCATCCATCTCCCCACCGGCATCGTCTCCCGCCAGCCCTTATCCTCTCGCAACCTCGACTTCGGCGTCATCAACCCTTCCTACGTCGGAAAAAAGAACAACTTCGTCTACGCCGCCGTCGGCGACCCCATGCCCAAGATCTCCGGTGTCGTCAAGCTCGACGTCTCCAGGAAGACCAACTGCACTGTCGCCTGTCGGATGTTTGGCGACGGATGCTACGCCGGCGAGCCATTCTTTGTGGCCAGGGATCCGGAGAACCCTGAGGCGGAGGAGGACGACGGGTACGTGGTGAGCTACGTGCACGATGAAAGGAAGGGAGAGTCGAGGTTCTTGGTGATGGATGCAAAGTCACCGGAGCTGGAGGTGGTGGCGGCGGTGAGGCTTCCTCGCCGGGTGCCTTACGGGTTTCACGGGCTGTTCGTGAGGGACGCTGACATAAGGAAAGCGTCGCTATCGTGA
- the LOC107487326 gene encoding pentatricopeptide repeat-containing protein At1g31790-like has product MELVTVPPPTATQSSYHHHHGSSISTITYSPHNPKLKLPLLHTSPVISSQTTTTCSDSIKRRKKKRKKNGSSTLDILCLMEALYNPIPIDIYTSLVKECTVSGDPHTAIHLNNHIIHSGIKPPLPFINRILIMLVSCGLLDNARYVFDLMSVRDFNTWATMFVAYYDNADYADVARVFVSMVEDLGMEDSEFPAWMWGCLLKSCACSANFHLGMQAHGCLLKLGACTDVVLSSSLISFYGKFKRLEDANAVFNHASRHNNMTWSAKIVGGCREKQFSEVLCDFKEMGRQGVKKDSFTFSSVLKACGKMLNREQCGEQVHANAIKFGMVSDKYVKCSLIAMYGRSGLLRDAEQVFEMKGNERNVDCWNAMVMGYMHNGMHIEALRFLYQMKEAGMQPQEDLLNEVRIACGSVKY; this is encoded by the coding sequence ATGGAACTTGTCACTGTTCCGCCGCCAACAGCCACTCAATCCAGCTACCATCACCACCACGGCAGCAGCATCTCCACCATTACATATTCTCCTCACAACCCCAAACTCAAGCTTCCTCTCCTTCACACCTCCCCTGTCATCTCTTCACAAACCACTACTACTTGCAGCGACAGCAttaagaggaggaagaagaagaggaagaaaaatgggtcttcaaccttagataTATTGTGCTTAATGGAAGCTCTCTACAATCCCATACCCATTGACATCTACACCTCTCTTGTTAAAGAGTGCACTGTTTCTGGGGACCCACATACTGCTATTCACTTGAACAATCACATAATCCACAGTGGGATTAAGCCTCCGTTGCCCTTCATCAATCGGATTCTCATCATGCTTGTGTCATGTGGCTTGTTGGACAATGCGCGCTATGTGTTTGATTTAATGTCTGTTAGGGACTTCAACACTTGGGCAACCATGTTTGTTGCTTATTATGATAATGCTGATTATGCGGACGTAGCTAGAGTATTTGTCAGCATGGTTGAAGATTTGGGTATGGAAGATTCGGAATTCCCTGCGTGGATGTGGGGTTGCCTTCTCAAGTCATGTGCCTGCAGTGCGAACTTCCATCTCGGTATGCAAGCTCATGGATGTTTGTTGAAGTTAGGAGCTTGTACTGACGTGGTTCTAAGTAGCTCTTTGATCAGTTTCTATGGGAAATTCAAGCGCCTGGAAGATGCGAATGCTGTATTCAACCACGCTTCGCGACACAACAACATGACTTGGTCGGCTAAGATTGTAGGCGGATGCAGGGAAAAGCAATTCTCTGAGGTTCTCTGCGACTTCAAGGAGATGGGAAGACAAGGGGTGAAGAAGGATAGCTTCACATTTTCCAGTGTTCTCAAGGCATGTGGGAAGATGCTGAATCGCGAACAATGTGGCGAACAGGTCCATGCTAATGCCATCAAATTTGGGATGGTCTCAGATAAATATGTTAAGTGTAGTTTGATAGCTATGTATGGAAGAAGTGGTTTGCTGAGAGATGCAGAACAAGTGTTTGAAATGAAGGGGAATGAAAGAAATGTTGATTGTTGGAATGCAATGGTTATGGGTTACATGCATAATGGTATGCACATTGAAGCTTTGAGGTTTCTGTATCAGATGAAGGAAGCTGGAATGCAGCCCCAAGAAGATCTGCTTAATGAAGTGAGAATTGCTTGTGGCAGTGTTAAATACTAA
- the LOC107487372 gene encoding protein root UVB sensitive 1, chloroplastic (The sequence of the model RefSeq protein was modified relative to this genomic sequence to represent the inferred CDS: added 45 bases not found in genome assembly) has protein sequence MACSSFFPSSHFFNPLSSSSYCSPPPPVSATRFRSLPSKQLNTLFTTAPPLHRSFSALPLFSEHHGGGYNNNNNNNNNNNGGGGWGYPFDSDDSFSPSSHTLFFSLLLSSAFCSFSQLVLAKFAKAKTLASEKEAFSESLWEVKGGKWTKLIPDNFNDSFVTSEPGLFSELSSINSTQVVTFLWFKCRDLFLRLMLPEGFPKSVTSDYLEYSLWRAVQGVASQVSGVLATQSLLYAVGLGKGAIPTAAAINWVLKDGIGYLSKIMLSNFGRHFDVNPKGWRLFADLLENAAFGLEMCTPAFPHFFVLIGAVAGASRSAAALIQASTRSCFFAGFAAQRNFAEVIAKGEVQGMASKFIGIGIGIGLGNCIGSSTPLVLASFGVVTWIHMYCNLKSYQSIQLRTLNPYRASLVFSEYLLSGQAPPVKEVNDEEPLFPAVPILNATFANKAKSNALSSEAKDAAAEIERRLELGSKLSEIVSSKDDALALFTLYKDEGYILSEHMGKFCVVLKESCLPLDMLKALFQVNYVYWLEKNAGIVGRGVVNDSKPGGKLHMSLDYVTREFDLVRSDGESVGWTTDGLIARPLPNRIRPGNMAPSASS, from the exons ATGGCCTGCTCttctttcttcccctcttcccaCTTCTTCAATcctctctcttcctcctcctatTGTTCTCCACCGCCGCCGGTCTCCGCCACTCGTTTCCGCTCCCTTCCATCCAAACAACTCAACACTCTCTTTACCACAGCCCCTCCTCTCCACCGTAGTTTTTCGGCGCTTCCTCTCTTCTCGGAACACCATGGCGGCggttacaacaacaacaacaacaacaacaacaacaacaatggggGTGGTGGTTGGGGATACCCCTTTGACTCCGACGACTCTTTTTCACCATCAAGCCACACCCTTTTCTTCTCATTGCTTCTCTCTTCAGCTTTCTGCTCCTTCTCCCAACTCGTCCTCGCAAAATTCGCAAAGGCGAAAACTTTGGCTTCCGAGAAAGAAGCATTCTCAGAGTCTCTTTGGGAAGTGAAAGGTGGCAAGTGGACAAAGCTAATCCCTGATAATTTCAACGATTCTTTCGTGACCTCGGAACCCGGTTTGTTCAGTGAGTTATCATCCATTAACTCGACTCAAGTTGTAACCTTTCTGTGGTTCAAGTGCAGGGACCTCTTCCTTCGTTTGATGCTCCCTGAAGGGTTTCCCAAAAGCGTAACCAGCGATTACTTGGAGTATT TGCTGGCAACTCAGTCATTGCTTTATGCTGTTGGGTTGGGAAAAGGTGCAATTCCCACTGCTGCTGCCATTAATTGGGTTCTCAAGGATGGAATTGGGTACCTCAGTAAGATTATGCTGTCCAATTTCGGCCGCCATTTCGATGTTAACCCCAAAGGCTGGAGGTTGTTTGCTGATCTGCTTGAGAATGCCGCATTTGGTTTGGAGATGTGCACTCCTGCTTTTCCACACTTCTTTGTGCTGATTGGTGCTGTGGCCGGCGCCTCCCGTTCCGCAGCCGCATTGATTCAG GCATCAACCAGGAGTTGTTTCTTTGCTGGTTTTGCTGCTCAAAGAAATTTCGCTGAG GTAATTGCCAAAGGTGAAGTACAAGGAATGGCAAGCAAGTTTATCGGTATCGGGATTGGTATAGGATTGGGTAACTGCATAGGATCCTCCACGCCTCTTGTTCTTGCATCCTTTGGTGTTGTGACTTGGATTCACATGTACTGCAATCTGAAGTCATACCAGTCAATTCAATTAAGGACTTTGAATCCTTATCGTGCAA GTTTGGTTTTCAGTGAATATCTACTGAGTGGCCAGGCACCTCCAGTTAAAGAGGTCAATGATGAGGAGCCATTATTTCCAGCTGTACCCATTTTAAATGCAACGTTTGCAAATAAA GCAAAATCAAATGCATTGTCATCTGAAGCAAAGGACGCGGCTGCAGAAATTGAACGGCGTCTAGAACTTGGGTCCAAGCTTAGTGAAATTGTCAGCAGCAAGGATGACGCACTCGCTCTGTTCACGCTTTATAAAGATGAGGGCTATATCTTGTCAGAACACATGGGGAAATTCTGT GTTGTTCTTAAGGAGAGCTGTTTGCCATTGGACATGCTGAAGGCGTTGTTTCAGGTCAACTATGTATATTGGTTAGAGAAGAATGCGGGAATTGTAGGAAGAGGAGTCGTTAATGATTCCAAACCTGGCGGGAAGCTGCACATGTCCCTTGATTATGTAACGCGGGAATTCGACCTTGTCAGAAGTGATGGGGAATCAGTAGGTTGGACCACGGACGGCCTCATTGCGAGGCCATTGCCAAATAGAATTCGTCCGGGCAACATGGCTCCCTCAGCGAGTAGTTGA